A genomic region of Metopolophium dirhodum isolate CAU chromosome 1, ASM1992520v1, whole genome shotgun sequence contains the following coding sequences:
- the LOC132935118 gene encoding uncharacterized protein LOC132935118, giving the protein MSKTVYEESLCVNKSFTSTSTSYRFIHTTSSNFYNDSSLVPIFCNRTSTDVGARKLPSTTHNLDYGVFKLKESSKVKDPVTNCDPLLFLNQEPSKKLSTFSCFQIQMHQTNPCNKYDFKFLNTKNLNLFNSIYHKRISLEGLKKVDFMYYLSKRYNFAPVTEKIFSFFHGKDILAMSMVSKTWHNAVKYSPSAKKKKKSYVKFMRSEKENHGHVERRRLCLPSRRVFGDISNIMRFPLK; this is encoded by the coding sequence ATGTCTAAAACCGTTTATGAAGAATCTCTTTGTGTTAACAAGTCTTTCACATCTACATCAACTTCTTACAGATTCATACATACAACTAGTTccaatttttataatgattcaTCTTTGGTTCCTATTTTTTGTAATCGTACATCAACAGATGTTGGTGCTCGTAAACTGCCTTCGACCACTCATAATTTAGATTATGGTGTTTTTAAACTAAAAGAGAGCTCCAAGGTAAAAGATCCAGTTACTAATTGTGAtccactattatttttaaatcaagaaccttcaaaaaaattaagtactttTTCTTGTTTTCAAATTCAAATGCATCAAACAAATCCATGTAATAAATAcgactttaaatttttaaatactaaaaatcttaatttgtttaatagtatttatcatAAACGTATTAGTTTAGAAGGCCTAAAAAAAGTAgactttatgtattatttatcaaaGCGTTATAATTTTGCCCCTGtaaccgaaaaaatattttcattttttcacggAAAAGACATTTTGGCAATGTCTATGGTATCTAAAACATGGCATAATGCAGTAAAATACTCGCCATCagctaaaaaaaagaaaaaatcttATGTAAAATTCATGCGATCAGAAAAAGAAAATCATGGACATGTTGAAAGAAGACGATTGTGTTTACCAAGTAGAAGAGTTTTTGGCGATATTAGTAATATCATGCGTTTTCCATTAAAGTAA